GGCCGACCGCCGCGAGGTTGAAGAACGCCGTACGGTCCGAGACACGCGCCGCCTGCTGCATGTTGTGCGTCACGATGACGATCGTGAACCGTTCCTTCAGCTCACCGATCAGGTCCTCGATCGCGAGCGTGGAGATCGGGTCGAGGGCCGAGCAGGGCTCGTCCATCAGCAGCACCTTGGGCTCGACGGCGATCGCCCGCGCGATGCACAGACGCTGCTGCTGGCCACCCGACAGGCCCGAACCGGGCTTGTTCAGGCGGTCCTTGACCTCGTTCCAGAGGTTCGCGCCCTTCAGCGACTTCTCCACGATGTCGCTCAGCTCGGACTTCTTGTACGAGCCGTTCAGCCGCAGCCCCGCCGCCACGTTGTCGTAGACCGACATCGTCGGGAAGGGGTTCGGGCGCTGGAAGACCATGCCGACCTCACGCCGTACCGACACCGGGTCGACCCCGGTGCCGTACAGGTTCTCGTCGTCGAGCATGACCTTGCCGTCGACGCGCCCGCCGGGAGTGACCTCGTGCATGCGGTTCAGAGTGCGCAGGAAGGTGGACTTGCCGCAGCCGGAGGGGCCGATGAAGGCCGTCACCGAGCGCGGTTCGACCGTCATCGAGATGTCCTCGATCGCGCGGAAGGAGCCGTAGTAGGCGCTGAGGCCGCTTACGTCGATTCGCTTGGCCATGGGTATCACTGCTTCTTTCGAGGGGCGGCCGGCCACCTGGCCGACGCGAGGTCGCTGTCGAAACGGCCGCGTCAGCGACCTGTCTTCGGAGCCTTCCAGCGGGCGATACCGCGAGCTCCGAGGTTGAGGATCATCACGAAGGCGATCAGCGTGAGCGACGCCGCCCAGGCGCGGTCGTACGCCGCCTCCGCACCACCGCTGTTCGCGTACTGCTGGTAGATGTACAGCGGCAGCGAGGCCTGCGCACCCTCGAACGGGTTGTTGTTGATGAAGGGGTTGCCGAAGACCAGGAGCAGCACGGGGGCCGTCTCGCCGGCGATACGCGCCACCGCCAGCATGATGCCGGTGGTGATACCGCCGATGGCGGTCGGCAGGACCACCTTCAGGATGGTGCGCCACTTCGGGATGCCGAGCGCGAGGGACGCCTCGCGCAGCTCGTTCGGTACGAGCTTCAGCATCTCCTCCGTCGAACGGACGACCACCGGCATCATCAGGATCGCCAGGGCCAGCGAACCGGCGAAGCCGAACGGCTGCATGTCGAACTGCAGCATGAGGCTCAGGATGAAGAGGCCCGCGACGATCGACGGGATGCCCGTCATGACGTCCACGAAGAACGTGACCGCCTTGGCCAGCGAGCCGCGCCCGTACTCCACCAGGTAGATCGCGGTGAGTACGCCGATCGGCGCGCCCATCGCGGTGGCCAGTCCGACCTGCTCCAGGCTGCCGATGATGGCGTGGTAGATGCCGCCGCCCGGCTCGTTGTCGGAGACGACGCCCATCGAGTGGGTCAGGAAGAAGACGTCGAGTACCTTCACACCGCGCGAGACGGTCGTCCACAGCAGGGAGACCAGCGGCACGAGGGCGAGCAGGAAGGCGACCCAGACCAGCGAGGTCGCGATGCGGTCCTTGGCCTGCCGGCTGCCCTCGACGCGCGAGGCGATGACGTACGTACCGACGACGAAGAGGATCGCGGCGATCAGGCCCCACTGGATGCTGCTGTCCAGGCC
The DNA window shown above is from Streptomyces sp. NBC_01451 and carries:
- the pstB gene encoding phosphate ABC transporter ATP-binding protein PstB codes for the protein MAKRIDVSGLSAYYGSFRAIEDISMTVEPRSVTAFIGPSGCGKSTFLRTLNRMHEVTPGGRVDGKVMLDDENLYGTGVDPVSVRREVGMVFQRPNPFPTMSVYDNVAAGLRLNGSYKKSELSDIVEKSLKGANLWNEVKDRLNKPGSGLSGGQQQRLCIARAIAVEPKVLLMDEPCSALDPISTLAIEDLIGELKERFTIVIVTHNMQQAARVSDRTAFFNLAAVGQPGKLIEIDDTERIFSNPSVQATEDYISGRFG
- the pstA gene encoding phosphate ABC transporter permease PstA, coding for MSTVVAEKRPSTLQGARLPKWFPWALAGASVALGVGISFAAGLDSSIQWGLIAAILFVVGTYVIASRVEGSRQAKDRIATSLVWVAFLLALVPLVSLLWTTVSRGVKVLDVFFLTHSMGVVSDNEPGGGIYHAIIGSLEQVGLATAMGAPIGVLTAIYLVEYGRGSLAKAVTFFVDVMTGIPSIVAGLFILSLMLQFDMQPFGFAGSLALAILMMPVVVRSTEEMLKLVPNELREASLALGIPKWRTILKVVLPTAIGGITTGIMLAVARIAGETAPVLLLVFGNPFINNNPFEGAQASLPLYIYQQYANSGGAEAAYDRAWAASLTLIAFVMILNLGARGIARWKAPKTGR